A window of the Paenibacillus woosongensis genome harbors these coding sequences:
- a CDS encoding VOC family protein: MANPIHNRVDTIFIHVSDLKRAVQWYSKLIGVEVEVGEFPGPIYSLPMGEGRPGLTLDNHCLDEVYQFTPSNQPLFNLSCDNIHEAYQHVQGLGAEIVTEIQTFPDLAEFSFKDPDGNIIMICTCFS; the protein is encoded by the coding sequence ATGGCCAACCCAATACATAACCGCGTAGATACGATCTTTATTCATGTAAGCGATTTAAAGAGGGCCGTTCAGTGGTACAGCAAGCTTATAGGTGTTGAAGTCGAGGTTGGGGAATTTCCAGGCCCGATTTATTCATTGCCTATGGGAGAAGGGCGCCCAGGTTTGACGCTGGACAATCATTGTTTGGACGAGGTATATCAATTTACGCCATCTAATCAGCCTTTATTTAATTTAAGCTGTGATAATATTCATGAGGCCTATCAGCATGTACAGGGCTTAGGCGCGGAAATCGTTACTGAAATTCAGACCTTTCCCGACCTGGCGGAATTTTCATTCAAAGATC